From Qipengyuania soli:
GCGCAGGCGGATCTGCTCCGCTCGCTTGGCGCGATCCCTGTCGTGATTGCAGTCGAAGACGAGGCGCACGAGAAGGACCGTCACCGCCTTGAAGGATTCGAGGTGCGTCTGGCGCGCAGGACCGGCCCCAAGGTCCTCGCCTACTCGCCCGAACTGGACGGCATTCTGGCCGATGCGAAGCTCGACCTGCTGCACCTCCACGGCATCTGGCAATTCCCCAGCCACGCCGCGGGCAAGTGGGCGCGCAGGACCGGCAAGCCGATGCTGCTCAGCCCGCACGGAATGCTCGACCCGTGGATCACCCGGCGAAACCGCTGGAAGAAGCTGCCCGCGCGAATGCTGTGGGAGCATAGGGCATGGCGCTCGGCCAACGCGTTCCACGCCCTCACCGAAGCCGAAGCGCACGATAGCCTGCGCGAGGTACCCGGCATGCTGGTGTCGATCATTCCCAACATGGCTCCTCCGCCAGGCCCAAGCCGGACTTCGATGCCCTCGGCCAGCGCAATCTACCTTGGCCGTATCCACGAGAAGAAGAACATCGGTGCATTGATCGAAGCCTGGCGCCTTGCCCGCCCACACCTTCCGCAAGACGCCCATCTGACCATTGCGGGATGGGGCGACGATGCCAGCATCGATGCGCTCAACCGCGCATTTGTTGCCGGCGAGGACTCGATCGATTTCGTCGGCACGGTGTTCGAATCGCAAAAGGCCGCGCTGT
This genomic window contains:
- a CDS encoding glycosyltransferase translates to MTGKRIGLLSAWASRANGGIFEAVIAQADLLRSLGAIPVVIAVEDEAHEKDRHRLEGFEVRLARRTGPKVLAYSPELDGILADAKLDLLHLHGIWQFPSHAAGKWARRTGKPMLLSPHGMLDPWITRRNRWKKLPARMLWEHRAWRSANAFHALTEAEAHDSLREVPGMLVSIIPNMAPPPGPSRTSMPSASAIYLGRIHEKKNIGALIEAWRLARPHLPQDAHLTIAGWGDDASIDALNRAFVAGEDSIDFVGTVFESQKAALFDMARFFVLPTKSEGLPVTVLEAWAAGTPTIMTEACHLHGGYAEGAAIACSTEPDGIAAKLVEAFAMTETQWRAMSRAAQRLAGETFGRDAVLAQWEATYAALIRG